From the genome of Pseudomonas hamedanensis:
CCGAGCGGATAATGAACGACTTGGCTGTGCCATGAAGGGTGTAGTCGATGACGTAGAGTTTTGCGTTGTTCATAAAGCCCGTATTCCTCCCTGTGGTATTAAAAGGAACGCAGTGGGCTGGGAAAATTCCTTTGGATTGTCCGACGGTCTCTATCGTTGGCGACGGGTGGGCTCGCTGGTTACCATGGCGGCTTCGTCAACCCTGCGTGAATGCCCGCCATGGCCCTTGCCGCGCCGCCTGATCTGAGTGATACCGATGTGCCCGTGCAACCGCTGGCGCGAACCTATCCGCGTGGCTTGTTTATCGAGCCGCACGAGCATGCATGGGGCCAGTTGCTGTATGCGATGAGCGGGGTGATGTGGGTCGAGACGCCGCACGAAGCGCTGGTGGTGCCACCGCAGCGCGCAGTGTGGCTGCCGCCTGGGGTGCCGCACGGGATTCGTGTGGTGTCGGACTTGCAGATGCGCAACATCTATTTGCGTCCGGCCCTGGCGGCGACGCTGGATGCGACGGTGCAGGTGATCGAGGTCGGCGGTTTGCTGCGGGAGTTGATCATCGGGCTGGTGGAGCAGGGCGACAACGGTCAGCCGGCGTATTACGAAGCGTTGGTCGGGCTGGCGCTGCTGGAGCTGCAACGTGCCAGGCGTTCGCAGTTGAAAATTCCCATGCCGGACCAATCCGACCGGCGTTTGATGAGCTTGTGTCAGGCGGTCATGGCCGCGCCGTCGCTGGACATTCCGTTCGAGCAACACGCGCAGAACGCCGGGGCCAGCGTGCGCACGCTGGCGCGGTTGTTCAAGGACAGTCTGGGCATGGGCTTCGCCGAATGGCGGCGCCAGGTGCAACTGGCGACGGCGGTGGCAGCGTTGATTCAGGGCGTGGCGGTGAGTGTCATCGCCCGCGAGCTGGGCTATTCGCCAAGCAGCTTCAGCGACATGTTTCGCCGGGAGCTGGGGGTGGCGCCTTCGCAATTTATCACTGGCTGAACGCAACCTCTGTAGGAGTGAGCCTGCTCGCGATAGCGGTGTATCAGGTAAACATTGATTGACTGACACACCGCTATCGCGAGCAGGCTCACTCCTACAAAGGGGTTCGGTGAATTCAGGTTTGTCCGAAATTCAGAAGTCCTTGGCCGATGCCGTTGCGCCCCTTTCCCTAGACTCTGCCCATTCCTTCAAGCGGCGGAGTTCCCCCATGAACTACTTCATTTCTCTGGCCATCGGCCTGGGCGTCGGCCTGCTCTACGGCGCGCTCGATTTCCGTTCTCCCGCGCCGCCAGCCATCGCGCTGGTCGGCCTGCTCGGCATGTTGGCCGGCGAGCAGTTGTGGCCGATGGGCCGGCAATTGGTTGCTGGCTGGTTGTCCTGAATTTGCCTTTTCCTTTTCGGTGGATGTGCCCATGAAAGCGTTGCAATTCGATCAAGCCGGCGACCTGTCTTCCCTGCGTTTCGTTGACGTCCCGACCCCGGCCTCCGGCGTCGATGAGGCGCTGGTGCAGATCAAGGCCGCCGGCCTCAATCCCAGCGATGTGAAGAACGTGCTCGGCCGTTTTCCCTACACCACGTTGCCGCGCATTCCGGGTCGAGATTTTGCCGGTGTGGTGGTGGAGGGACCGCAAGCGTTTATCGGTCAGGAAGTCTGGGGAACCGGCCGTGAGCTGGGGTTTTTCGCCGACGGCGCCCATGCGCAATTCGTCAAGCTGCCGGCCAGCGGCGTGGCGCACAAACCGGCGCATCTGAGTTTCGCCCAGGCAGCCAGCCTAGGCGTGCCGTACACCACGGCGTGGGATGCGCTGGAACGCAGCCAAGTCAGCGCCGACACGCGCTTGCTGGTGATCGGCGGCGGGGCTGTGGCGACGGCGGCCTTGGCTCTGGCGAAAGTGCGTGGCGCGCAGTTGCTGGCGGCGGCGCGCAGGCCTGAGCAGGTAGCGGATCTGCAGGCTCAGGGCTACCAAACGATTCAACTCGGCCGTCCTGAAGAACTCGGCGCACAGGTCAATGCGGTGTATCGCGGCGGCGCCGACGTGATCTTCGACACCACCGGTTTCTGGCTACCGGCCTCGGTGGCGGCACTGGCGACTTTCGGGCGCATCGCAATCATCGCCGCACCGGTGGACGGCCACGTGCAATTGCCGGCGCTGGCGCTGTATCGCAAGGGCGGCTCGGTGGTCGGGATCAATTCGTTGTTGTACGGCGTGGAAGCGTGCGCGGTGATGCTTGAGCAATTTGGGCGGTTCTTCGATGAGGATCGGTTGCCATTGCCGCAAGGGTTGGTAGAAGTACCGCTGGCAGAGGGGCCGGTGCGCTATGCCGAGGTCAATCAGGGCGGCGGGGACAAGATCATTTTGATTCCCTGACGCACATTCCCCAGTCACATCGAACCCTTGTAGGAGTGAGCCTGCTCGCGATGGCGGTATATCAGTTAAATACTCGTCGACTGATACACCACTATCGCGAGCAGGTTCACTCCTACATTGGGGTTGTATAGGGACTGGGATAATTTCCGTAAGACTCCGGACAATCCTCTGTCAGCCTGTTCCTGATCGTTCACGTCCTACGTTAAACATCGAAAGGTCCGACTTCACCAATCGCATCGCGCCGTTGCACAGTCCCGTCTTTCAATCAGACACAGGGACAGGTGGATGCGCATCGCTGGCAGGCCCGTTGTTTTTACCCTCGATATCGAGGGCGTTTCCCATGATTTTCAAGTGTTCGGCTTTCGAACCCGGGAAGCGCTCAACCAGACCTACGAACTGGATCTCGAGCTGGTCAGTGAGCGCCCCGATCTTGATTTGGAAGGTCTGCTGCATCGGCCGGCCTTTCTCTGTTTTGGTGCTGACGGTAGTGGCATGCACGGGCTGGTCTATCGGGTCGGCCAAAGTGATTGCGGTGTTCGGCTGAGCCGTTACCAGATCACGCTGGCGCCGCATCTTGCTTACCTCGCGCATCGGCGCAATCAGCGGATTTTCCAGAACCTGAGCGTGCCGCAGATCATCGCCAATTTATTGGGCGATCACGGCATGCAGGCCGATGCCTGGCATTTTCAGCTCAGCGCCGAATACCCGGAGCGGCTGTATTGCGTGCAATACCATGAATCGGATCTGCACTTCATCCAGAGACTGTGCGAAGAGGAGGGCTTGCACTTTCACTTTCGCCACAGCCGTGAGGCGCACCTATTGGTGTTCGGCGACGATCAAACGGCGTTCCTCAAACACGACGTGACGACCCGCTATCTGCAGGGCAACGGCCTGGTCGCCGACGCGCCCGTCATCGATCAATTCGCTGTGCGCTTCGAACCGTGCGCCAATCTCGTCGAGCGCCGCGATTATCACTTCGAAAAACCCGCAGTGCAGTTGGAGGCCAAGGCGAGTGCAACGCGGGTTCCGCTGCTTGAGGATTATGAGTTTCCCGGTCAGTTCACCCATCGAGATCGCGGCAAACACCTCAGCCAGCGCGCACTGGAACGCCATGGTACCGAGTATCGTCTGGCCAACGGGAGCAGTAATCAGGCGCTGCTGCGCGGCGGCAGTTTCATGACCATGGCGGATTACTCGCGCGCCGACTGCAACGATCTTTGGCTGCTGATTGAGGTCGAGCACATTGGCAAACAGCCGCAAGTGCTTGAGGAAGCGTTCACCGAACAGGCCGACGCTGATGGCTTCAGTCAGGGCTATCGCAATCATTTCGTCGCGACACCGTGGGACGTGGTGTTTCGCCCGAAGATCAAGCATGTCAAACCGCACGTCAGCGGCAGTCAGCTGGCGGTAGTGACCGGCCCGCCCGGCGAAGAAATCTACAGCGATGGCTACGGTCGCGTGAAAGTGCAGATGCTCTGGGATCGCGATGGCCAGCGCGATGAGCGTTCCAGTTGCTGGCTGCGCGTGGCGACCGGTTGGGCGCATGACGGTTACGGCAGCGTTCAGATTCCACGGATTGGCATGGAAGTGCTGGTGGGCTTCACCGATGGCGATCCGGACAAGCCCCACCTGCTTGCCTGCCTGCCCAACGCTGAAACCCCGGTGCCACTCGACCTGCCCGCACAACAGACACGCAGTATCTGGCGCAGTCAGAGCAGCCCCGGTGGCGGTGGTTACAACGAGCTGCGCATCGAAGACCGACAAGGCGCGGAAGAGATCTCCATCAGGGCGCAACGCGACTTTGTCCAGCACGTGCTTAACGACCTGCGTGTGCAGATCGACAACCTGCACAGCCAAGTGATTGGCGGCGTTTCAAGCCTCGAACTGCGCGATGACGAGCATCACCTTACCCATGGCAATCGCCTCACTGAACTCAAGCAGGACGATCATCTGTGGGTGCAGGGCGAGCGGCATGTGCGGGTGGCCAGCCAGCGCGTCAGTGCCGCGCAGCAGCTGCATTTCGGCGCGGGCGAGCAGGTGGTTTTCAATAGCGGCATGCAGATAACCATGGCCGCCGGCGGGCACTGGCTGACGGTGAGCGCGGCCGGTATTTTCAGCAGCGTGCCGGTCGTGCAGGGCGGAGCGCCGACGGTGTGTCTGCCAGCGGAACCATTGATGCCGGGCGCCACGCCGTTGCTCAAGGCGACATTCGACGCGGTGCAGCAACGCCATGCGCTGCTGACCGCGCGAACCTCGCGTTGCCTGATCTGCGAGGCGACCCAGGCATGAGCCTTTTGACTGATTGGCCTGAAGGTTTGCCGTGGGCTGAGCAGCAGGCGTTTGTGCTGCTCGACGGTGCGACGATCGCGGATTTGCCGGCGCGATTGCGAAGGCTCGATCCCGCCGCCAACGCTTTCGCGCTGTACGACCAACCACCGTTTTCGGCCCTGCGTGACGTCTCGCCATTGCTGGTGGCGCTCGCTCACGCTGACGATCCGCTGGCGCGGTTTTACCTGCAGCATGCCGGGGAGGAGTGGGGCGTGCTGTTGTTCAGCACCGCACCGGCGCATGAAATCGTCGCGCACTTGCGGCAGTTGCTGATCGTCGAGTTGCCGGTTGGCTCGCCGGTGCTGTTGCGGCTGGCGGATGCCGCCGTGGCGCAGGCGCTGTTTGCCAGCGGTGATGCAAGCCTGTTCGGGCCGCTGGGGTGCGTGATCACGGCGGATAGCGCGCAGGGAGTCTGGCACTTTCAACTACCTCGCCAAGGGCAGGGTGGGACGCTGGTAGCGCCTTATCGGTTGAGTGCCGAGCAGGATGCCGCGCTGGATCGGGTGGATCGGCGGCGGGTGTTGCTCGAAATCGATACGCACCTGCTCAAGCACTTTCCTGACTTTCATGCCGCGGACACGGCAGTTGAACGCTGGCAATTACTGGACCGCGTCCACGCCCATGCCAGCGAGCTTGGCTTGAGCAACCCGTCCGAGATTCTGCTGTACGCCAATGTGGTGGCCTGGCTGGACGATGCTGCGTGCAGTCGGCATCCGCAGATTCATCAGTTAATGCACACGTCCTCGCTGCAATCACCCGGCGAGCGGGTTGCGATCGCCGCTGCAATGGCCTTTCGATGGGCGTCTGAAAGAGATCAATCATGAATCACCCCGCCAACCTTGATGCGTTAGCCGCCTCGAAAGCGCCTATTGGTGCGCCCGCCGCCTGCCCCTTGCGCAACACCCACGTGCAGCTGCTGCCCCTCGCTTACGGCTTGGTGGAAAAACCCTTCGACCCCAACGCCGAACTCACGTTGCCTTACACCCTGACCGCTCGCCCCTTGGGCATCCGCCGCCTGCGCGACGGCTGGCTGTACATCATCGACAGTCTCAGCGGCGAGCTCTACGAATACCGCGTGCTCGACGGCGTCATCAGCGCGTTGCTGCATCGCGGCAAAACGGTCAGCGAGGATCAACGCAGCGCCATTGAAGATCGCCCGGCGTTGATCTTCTCGCGCAAAAGCACCCTGTACGTGACCTTCGCCGACGTGCAGTTAAGCGCGGCGAAATGCCAACAGGTAATGGATAGCACAGAGGAGCGCGTGCACTTCATGCAAGCGGTCGATCTCGGCCCGGTGCATTGCCAGGTCGGCGGCGAGCATCTGCTCACCGTGGCTCAGGCCAAACAGTGGTTGGCGGAAGTGGCTTGCACAGCGAAACCGGTGGTCGAGGCGGACGCAACGCGGATGCCGGCGGTGCAGGTCAGCGATGCGCCGGAGCACGAGCGTGAACCCTATCTGTGGGAAAACCCGCGACGTTTTCGCGAGGCGCATATCGGCGAATTTCTCGGCCGGGTGCGCGGCCCTTATCAGGACGACACGCTCTTTCTGCTGGTCAACGATGACCTCGGAGTGATGCGCGATCTGGCCGATTATCAGGATCTTGTGGTCGGCTGGATCGAGCAGTGGAGCAACACCGACAACAACGAGCGCGACTATTTGCTGGCCAGTTACATCGAGTCGCTGAGCCAGATCGATTCTCAGGATTTCGACACGTTGGCCAAGGCCAGCGACGATCCGCGCGCCCAGGCATTGTTCGCTGAGCTTGAGCAATTGCCCGAGCCGGATCGCGAAAACACCCGGCAGGCGCTGCTTGAGTATTTGAACCAGGGCGGCGAAGTAACCCCCACCGACACCCGCGCCACGCCCGAGCTGGACCAGCAACGACAAGAGGCGCTTGATCGGTCGCTGGCGCTGAACCGTTTCGACGGCGTCGCGCCGGATTTCGCCGCCCATGGTCGGGCCACTGCCGAGGCGGACCGACGCTTCTACACCCGCGAATATTTTAATGACGTCGCCCCGCAGGCGTTTGTCGAGCGGCATCTGACCACCCTGATCGACCTAGGCAAAGATCAGAACCGGCGCATGAACGACGTGCTCGACGGCCCGCTGCTCAGCGGCAAGCGCGGCATCAATGACCTGATCGACCGCCCGGCCATGGACGAGGTGCTGAACAATCACCGTGACGATCTCGGCCGCTGGAACCGCCTGCTTGAACGCATCACCACCGACCGAGCCCAACTATTGTGCGCTGGGCGTTTCCATCGCTCGGCGTGGTATTTCGATGCACAACTGCCGGCGCAAATCGATCAGGCCTTCGCCAGCGAATACGCCTGCCTCAAGGACATTGGGCGCAGCGACACGGCCAACGAGCAGATGCTCGGGTATCTGGAGCAACACCCGCAACTGACTCGCCCGTTGTTCTACACCTTGCCGCTACACCTGCAGACCGAACAGGCCGGGCAATACTCAACACTGTCCAACGCCGGCATAGCGATGTTCAACAACCTGCCGGACTGGCTGAGCAAACTGCAAAAAATCGAACAACCGCAACTGCCGGCGCTCGACGACTTGCCCGCGCACAGCCGCGTTCTTGCCGAAGCGGTGCAGGACACCTACAGCCCGGCGCTGAACCTCGGCCTGAGCCGGGCGCTGGAAGGCTTTGATCTCGCGGGCGAGAAAATTCCCGACCTCGACGAACTGTTCCAGCGCCTGCCCAAGGCCTTGCGCCTGCGCGTCTTCGACGCGGCGCGAACCAGCGGCGTGACCTTCACCGTGTCCACCCCGGCGGAGCAATCGGCGCTGCAAGCCAGCATCAAGGAAGTGCTGCGCGAACGCGAATACCTCAAAACCCTCAACCGCGAACGCAACCAGCTCACCCACAACAAAAACCGCCCGGGCCACAAAACCGCGCGGGCGGTGGAGTTGCAGGAAGAAATCGTCCGCGTGCGTACGCAACTAGCCTTGTTCGAAGGAAGGCTGGCGGCGGCGTTGAGCCCGATCGACGAACTGCCGGATCGCTCGGCGCGACTGTATGGCGCCACCCCGGCGAAAGCGGGCGTGACGGTGGTGTTTCCGCCGGCGCAGCAAGGGGAATTGCGTGGGTTGCTGGAAAATATTCGCGCGGGGGTGGCGGGGGTTTCGAAGGCGAGTCTGGTGCGGACCGAGGGGATGGGGTTGTTGGTGGTGTTGGTGCAGGTGGTGAATTTGGTGGGGGCTTATCGAGAGGTGATGAAGCAGACGAGGGACAGGAAGAAACGGGCGGATTTTTTTGCGGCTCTTGCCGCTACAGGCGCAGCGGGTTTTACCGCTGCGCAGGGGCTTGCTGATACAGCGTTAAGGGCTCGAAGATCCAGCCTTATTGCCAGTTTGCAGCTGGAAGCGCTGCGACAGGTTCGTGTGCAAATGGGTAAGTTGCATGTGGGGTTGGGGGCGTTTACATATGTTCTGGGTTTCAGTACTTCAGTTACTAGCTTGGGCAAACAAAATCGAAGGCGGCAGGATGCGATTCGTAGTGGCACGCAATCTGAGCAGACAGCGGCTACGATGGCGGCGTTGGGCGCCGCCGGAATGGTTGCGATAAACGGTTATGGCGCGGGTAGTACTGCTTACGCTTCCTTTAAAGTGTTCACTGCGCCGAATGGCTCGGCACGAACGGCAGCTTGGGCTGCCGCTGGTACACGTCTTTCTTTAGTGTTCTTTCGCTTCAATTTAGCCGGAGCGTTGTTCACCGTACTGGAGTTCGTCGGAACGTGGCTGTTCAATCGTTACAACCTCTCTGCACACGATAAGTGGTTGAAAATCACGCCTTGGAGCCGTGATGACGAGATGCGCGGAGACCACTCTCTGGATGACTACCAAAATTATCTGGCATTTTTGATACACGCTCCCTACGCCCAATCAGGACCTGATCCCAGTGACACCTGGCTGAAGACTTTATTATTTGGCGCCAAACCCAGTGATATTCATTTGGTTCTGCCGAGGCTGGCGCAAAATGATCTTCTCCCACCGTTAAACGGTAAACCGAGTCAACGCTTGGGAATCGGTGCCCATCGACTTGTTGCACCGCTGCATGGTCGCGGTGTGCCGCAAGTGCGCAAGGAAGTCATCAGTGAGGAGATATTGAGCAGTCTGCGAATCGTGAAGTCATCGTCAGATGGTTTGGTGCTTTGTCTTCACTACCCCATCCGTCCTGATTCTGACTACACGCCTGCAAAGGAAACGCTCGAACTTGCCATATGTATCCAGACCGTCAATGGCAAAGGCGGGGCGGAGTCAAGAACGCGCGTGATTCATATTGACCCTCGGGGTAGCGGTCATTTTGCTGTAGTAACTCCCGGCTCGGTTAAAGAAATCCCTCCGGTTTTGCTGGTAGAAACTCAATACCTCGAATGGGCTGGCCATGCTGAATAATCACAATGAGCCTATTGTTGATGCGCAATGTGAGTTGATTAGAAGAACGGGCGATGTAGAGCCGTTCCCAAGCGGAAAAATTACCTATGTCGCACCGTTGCCATTACCTACAGCAATGCCGCCTTATGGGCCTCACATTGGGGAGTTAAACGAAGCATACATGGACTTTGGGCTTGGACTGCCAGAGGTATTTTCGTGGCAGGTAATTCTCGGCGCGCCAACCGCAGGCGCCTTTATGATCATTGTTTTATTTCCTTTATTTACCGGCTTGCTAGGTATTATTTTTGGCTATGGAAACGGGGCCATTTGGGAATCAATGATTGGTGTATTCGAAGAGGCTTACAAGAACCAATTAATCTGCGGCCCCTCGATCCTTCTTATTGGCCTAGGCGTCTGGCACCACGTCCACAAAAAACGTCTATCCCTCATTCCAACCCGCTTCAACCGCCAACGCCGCGAAGTCTGCTTCATGCCCGAAGGCGCCACCGAGCCGGTCTTTGTCCCGTGGGAGTCGCTCAGCGCGTGGATCATCGAAGCCAAGGGCGCCACCCAGTTCGGCATCCATCGCCAATACGGCATGGGCATCGGGTTCTACCAAGGTGAAACCCTCATAAGCCAGGAATTCCAATGCGCCGGCCTGGAGCTCGCGATCAGCCATTGGGAAGCGATTCGCGGTTACATGGAGTACGAAGTCAACGACCTCAAATCAATTCAGGACTTGCAGGATCTGCAAGGCCCGGACGACCCACCCCACGAAGGGCTGCACACTTTCCGTAACGCCCGCGCGCGGATGCATCAGCAGATCCGTGAAGGCCGCCGCTCGCGATTGTCGGGGTTCTTCTGGTACCTGTATCACGTCATGACCTTATGGACGATCCCCAATCGCCTGGTCGAATGGGAGGTGCGCCGTCTGGAAAGAATCGGCAAGCAGGCGCTGCCCGAAATCATGCGCGAATGGTCCGAGCCATTGCCGAAAGAGCAATGGGCCAACCCCAGCGAAGAGCTGTTGCGACTGAGTGAACAAGTGCGGCAGATGCACAAGCGCCAGCCGCATCGGCCGATTACGCAGATTTTTGCTGAAGTTTGCAGGCGTGGCTGAAGGCGTGGTGCAGGCAGGTTCAATTGCTTTCGCGAGCAGGCTCACTCCCACAGGGAATTGCGTTCAAATGTGGGAGCGAGCCTGCTCGCGAAGGGGCCGCTCAGTCAGCATAAAAATCTGCTGTCTCGCGCTCTGCTAGAATCCGCCCCATTCATAGCCAGAGACTCCCCCATGAGCGAGCCGATTCGTCTGACCCAATACAGCCATGGCGCCGGTTGTGGCTGCAAGATTTCCCCGCAGGTGCTGGAAGTGATCCTCGCCGGTAGCGGCGCACAAAACCTCGATCCAAAGCTCTGGGTCGGCAATGCGTCGCGCGATGACGCGGCGGTGTATGAGATCGATGCCGAGCGTGGCGTGGTGTCGACCACCGATTTTTTCATGCCGATTGTCGATGACCCGTTCGACTTCGGCCGCATCGCCGCGACCAATGCGATCAGCGACATCTACGCGATGGGTGGCGATCCGTTGATGGCGATTGCGATCCTCGGCTGGCCGGTGAATGTGCTGGCGCCGGAAGTGGCGCGCGAAGTGATTCGGGGTGGCCGTGCGGTGTGCGACGCGGCGGGGATTACCTTGGCCGGCGGGCATTCGATCGATGCGCCGGAGCCGATCTTCGGTCTTGCGGTTACCGGTCTGGTAGAAAAGCGCCACATGAAACGCAACGACACGGCGACCGCCGGTTGCCAGTTGTACCTGACCAAGCCGCTGGGCATCGGCATCCTCACCACCGCCGAGAAAAAGGGCAAATTGCGCGCCGCCGATGTCGGCGTGGCCCGTGACTGGATGTGCACCCTGAACAAGCCCGGCAGCCGTTTCGGCAAGCTTGCCGGCGTCACCGCGATGACTGACGTCACCGGTTTTGGACTGCTCGGGCATCTGGTGGAAATGGCTGATGGCAGTCAATTGACCGCGCGCATCGCCTACGACCGCGTGCCGCGTCTGGACAGCGTCGAGTACTACCTCGATCAGGGCTGTGTGCCGGGCGGTACGTTGCGCAATTTTGATAGCTATTCGAGCAAGGTCGGTCGTGTGCAGGAGCTGCACAAGCGAGTGCTGTGCGATCCGCAAACCAGCGGCGGTCTGCTGATTGCGGTCACCCCTGAAGGCAACGGCGAGTTCCTTTGCGTGGCTGCCGAACTGGGCCTGGACCTGG
Proteins encoded in this window:
- a CDS encoding AraC family transcriptional regulator; this translates as MPAMALAAPPDLSDTDVPVQPLARTYPRGLFIEPHEHAWGQLLYAMSGVMWVETPHEALVVPPQRAVWLPPGVPHGIRVVSDLQMRNIYLRPALAATLDATVQVIEVGGLLRELIIGLVEQGDNGQPAYYEALVGLALLELQRARRSQLKIPMPDQSDRRLMSLCQAVMAAPSLDIPFEQHAQNAGASVRTLARLFKDSLGMGFAEWRRQVQLATAVAALIQGVAVSVIARELGYSPSSFSDMFRRELGVAPSQFITG
- a CDS encoding DUF1427 family protein, which encodes MNYFISLAIGLGVGLLYGALDFRSPAPPAIALVGLLGMLAGEQLWPMGRQLVAGWLS
- a CDS encoding quinone oxidoreductase family protein; protein product: MKALQFDQAGDLSSLRFVDVPTPASGVDEALVQIKAAGLNPSDVKNVLGRFPYTTLPRIPGRDFAGVVVEGPQAFIGQEVWGTGRELGFFADGAHAQFVKLPASGVAHKPAHLSFAQAASLGVPYTTAWDALERSQVSADTRLLVIGGGAVATAALALAKVRGAQLLAAARRPEQVADLQAQGYQTIQLGRPEELGAQVNAVYRGGADVIFDTTGFWLPASVAALATFGRIAIIAAPVDGHVQLPALALYRKGGSVVGINSLLYGVEACAVMLEQFGRFFDEDRLPLPQGLVEVPLAEGPVRYAEVNQGGGDKIILIP
- the tssI gene encoding type VI secretion system tip protein TssI/VgrG, whose product is MRIAGRPVVFTLDIEGVSHDFQVFGFRTREALNQTYELDLELVSERPDLDLEGLLHRPAFLCFGADGSGMHGLVYRVGQSDCGVRLSRYQITLAPHLAYLAHRRNQRIFQNLSVPQIIANLLGDHGMQADAWHFQLSAEYPERLYCVQYHESDLHFIQRLCEEEGLHFHFRHSREAHLLVFGDDQTAFLKHDVTTRYLQGNGLVADAPVIDQFAVRFEPCANLVERRDYHFEKPAVQLEAKASATRVPLLEDYEFPGQFTHRDRGKHLSQRALERHGTEYRLANGSSNQALLRGGSFMTMADYSRADCNDLWLLIEVEHIGKQPQVLEEAFTEQADADGFSQGYRNHFVATPWDVVFRPKIKHVKPHVSGSQLAVVTGPPGEEIYSDGYGRVKVQMLWDRDGQRDERSSCWLRVATGWAHDGYGSVQIPRIGMEVLVGFTDGDPDKPHLLACLPNAETPVPLDLPAQQTRSIWRSQSSPGGGGYNELRIEDRQGAEEISIRAQRDFVQHVLNDLRVQIDNLHSQVIGGVSSLELRDDEHHLTHGNRLTELKQDDHLWVQGERHVRVASQRVSAAQQLHFGAGEQVVFNSGMQITMAAGGHWLTVSAAGIFSSVPVVQGGAPTVCLPAEPLMPGATPLLKATFDAVQQRHALLTARTSRCLICEATQA
- a CDS encoding DUF4123 domain-containing protein, producing the protein MSLLTDWPEGLPWAEQQAFVLLDGATIADLPARLRRLDPAANAFALYDQPPFSALRDVSPLLVALAHADDPLARFYLQHAGEEWGVLLFSTAPAHEIVAHLRQLLIVELPVGSPVLLRLADAAVAQALFASGDASLFGPLGCVITADSAQGVWHFQLPRQGQGGTLVAPYRLSAEQDAALDRVDRRRVLLEIDTHLLKHFPDFHAADTAVERWQLLDRVHAHASELGLSNPSEILLYANVVAWLDDAACSRHPQIHQLMHTSSLQSPGERVAIAAAMAFRWASERDQS
- a CDS encoding toxin VasX translates to MNHPANLDALAASKAPIGAPAACPLRNTHVQLLPLAYGLVEKPFDPNAELTLPYTLTARPLGIRRLRDGWLYIIDSLSGELYEYRVLDGVISALLHRGKTVSEDQRSAIEDRPALIFSRKSTLYVTFADVQLSAAKCQQVMDSTEERVHFMQAVDLGPVHCQVGGEHLLTVAQAKQWLAEVACTAKPVVEADATRMPAVQVSDAPEHEREPYLWENPRRFREAHIGEFLGRVRGPYQDDTLFLLVNDDLGVMRDLADYQDLVVGWIEQWSNTDNNERDYLLASYIESLSQIDSQDFDTLAKASDDPRAQALFAELEQLPEPDRENTRQALLEYLNQGGEVTPTDTRATPELDQQRQEALDRSLALNRFDGVAPDFAAHGRATAEADRRFYTREYFNDVAPQAFVERHLTTLIDLGKDQNRRMNDVLDGPLLSGKRGINDLIDRPAMDEVLNNHRDDLGRWNRLLERITTDRAQLLCAGRFHRSAWYFDAQLPAQIDQAFASEYACLKDIGRSDTANEQMLGYLEQHPQLTRPLFYTLPLHLQTEQAGQYSTLSNAGIAMFNNLPDWLSKLQKIEQPQLPALDDLPAHSRVLAEAVQDTYSPALNLGLSRALEGFDLAGEKIPDLDELFQRLPKALRLRVFDAARTSGVTFTVSTPAEQSALQASIKEVLREREYLKTLNRERNQLTHNKNRPGHKTARAVELQEEIVRVRTQLALFEGRLAAALSPIDELPDRSARLYGATPAKAGVTVVFPPAQQGELRGLLENIRAGVAGVSKASLVRTEGMGLLVVLVQVVNLVGAYREVMKQTRDRKKRADFFAALAATGAAGFTAAQGLADTALRARRSSLIASLQLEALRQVRVQMGKLHVGLGAFTYVLGFSTSVTSLGKQNRRRQDAIRSGTQSEQTAATMAALGAAGMVAINGYGAGSTAYASFKVFTAPNGSARTAAWAAAGTRLSLVFFRFNLAGALFTVLEFVGTWLFNRYNLSAHDKWLKITPWSRDDEMRGDHSLDDYQNYLAFLIHAPYAQSGPDPSDTWLKTLLFGAKPSDIHLVLPRLAQNDLLPPLNGKPSQRLGIGAHRLVAPLHGRGVPQVRKEVISEEILSSLRIVKSSSDGLVLCLHYPIRPDSDYTPAKETLELAICIQTVNGKGGAESRTRVIHIDPRGSGHFAVVTPGSVKEIPPVLLVETQYLEWAGHAE
- the selD gene encoding selenide, water dikinase SelD, which produces MSEPIRLTQYSHGAGCGCKISPQVLEVILAGSGAQNLDPKLWVGNASRDDAAVYEIDAERGVVSTTDFFMPIVDDPFDFGRIAATNAISDIYAMGGDPLMAIAILGWPVNVLAPEVAREVIRGGRAVCDAAGITLAGGHSIDAPEPIFGLAVTGLVEKRHMKRNDTATAGCQLYLTKPLGIGILTTAEKKGKLRAADVGVARDWMCTLNKPGSRFGKLAGVTAMTDVTGFGLLGHLVEMADGSQLTARIAYDRVPRLDSVEYYLDQGCVPGGTLRNFDSYSSKVGRVQELHKRVLCDPQTSGGLLIAVTPEGNGEFLCVAAELGLDLAPIGELVERQTNAVEVI